In one window of Helianthus annuus cultivar XRQ/B chromosome 17, HanXRQr2.0-SUNRISE, whole genome shotgun sequence DNA:
- the LOC110922644 gene encoding tetraketide alpha-pyrone reductase 1 isoform X1, producing the protein MDHGTVCVTGASGFLASWLIKRLLLSGYHVVGTVRDPGNEAKLAHLWNLQGAKERLRLVKAELTEEGSFDNAIMGCAGVFHMASPVLGQITNPRVCFYFIKPHHDAIFFLNARVLQEEIINPAVNGTLNVLRSCKKNPSLRRVVLTSSSSAVRVKDKVDPRIPLDESSWSSVELCEKLKKWYALSKTMAEKAAWEFCNENGINLVTVMPSFVVGPSLSPTLGSTASDILGLLQGETEKFYLYGRMGYVHIDDVALGHILVYEHENAEGRYVCNSIVLNNDELVSIISARYPTLAIPKRFEQHDRSYYDFNSTKIKGLGLKFKSIEDIFDDCVTSLVTQGHLSIP; encoded by the exons ATGGATCATGGCACGGTTTGTGTAACCGGTGCATCAGGTTTCCTGGCTTCTTGGCTCATCAAACGACTTCTGTTATCTGGTTATCATGTCGTTGGCACCGTTAGAGACCCTG GAAATGAAGCAAAACTAGCTCACTTATGGAACTTGCAAGGGGCAAAAGAGAGACTCCGCCTCGTGAAAGCGGAACTAACAGAAGAAGGAAGCTTTGACAATGCCATCATGGGGTGTGCGGGTGTCTTCCACATGGCTTCCCCAGTTCTCGGACAGATTACCAATCCAAGGGTATGTTTCTACTTCATTAAGCCTCATCATGATGCCATCTTTTTCTTAAACGCGCGTGTTTTGCAGGAAGAGATCATAAATCCTGCTGTGAACGGAACACTGAACGTGTTACGTTCATGTAAAAAGAATCCGTCTCTAAGACGAGTGGTTCTCACTTCATCATCTTCCGCGGTCAGGGTCAAAGACAAGGTTGACCCTCGGATACCTTTGGATGAGTCATCTTGGAGCTCTGTTGAACTATGTGAAAAACTCAAGAAATGGTACGCATTGTCAAAAACCATGGCAGAAAAGGCAGCATGGGAGTTTTGCAATGAAAATGGGATAAATTTGGTGACAGTGATGCCATCATTTGTGGTGGGACCAAGCCTATCTCCTACTTTAGGCTCTACAGCTTCAGATATCTTGGGCTTGCTTCAAG GGGAAACAGAGAAGTTTTATTTATATGGAAGGATGGGATATGTTCATATAGACGATGTTGCTCTCGGCCATATTCTAGTTTACGAACACGAGAACGCTGAAGGACGATATGTGTGCAACTCAATTGTCCTTAATAACGATGAACTCGTTTCGATTATTTCTGCGCGTTATCCCACACTAGCGATTCCAAAGAG GTTTGAGCAGCACGATCGTTCGTATTACGATTTTAACTCGACAAAGATAAAGGGCTTAGGGTTGAAATTCAAGTCAATTGAAGATATTTTTGATGATTGTGTGACATCTCTTGTGACACAAGGCCATCTTTCTATACCCTAG
- the LOC110922644 gene encoding tetraketide alpha-pyrone reductase 1 isoform X2, producing the protein MDHGTVCVTGASGFLASWLIKRLLLSGYHVVGTVRDPGNEAKLAHLWNLQGAKERLRLVKAELTEEGSFDNAIMGCAGVFHMASPVLGQITNPREEIINPAVNGTLNVLRSCKKNPSLRRVVLTSSSSAVRVKDKVDPRIPLDESSWSSVELCEKLKKWYALSKTMAEKAAWEFCNENGINLVTVMPSFVVGPSLSPTLGSTASDILGLLQGETEKFYLYGRMGYVHIDDVALGHILVYEHENAEGRYVCNSIVLNNDELVSIISARYPTLAIPKRFEQHDRSYYDFNSTKIKGLGLKFKSIEDIFDDCVTSLVTQGHLSIP; encoded by the exons ATGGATCATGGCACGGTTTGTGTAACCGGTGCATCAGGTTTCCTGGCTTCTTGGCTCATCAAACGACTTCTGTTATCTGGTTATCATGTCGTTGGCACCGTTAGAGACCCTG GAAATGAAGCAAAACTAGCTCACTTATGGAACTTGCAAGGGGCAAAAGAGAGACTCCGCCTCGTGAAAGCGGAACTAACAGAAGAAGGAAGCTTTGACAATGCCATCATGGGGTGTGCGGGTGTCTTCCACATGGCTTCCCCAGTTCTCGGACAGATTACCAATCCAAGG GAAGAGATCATAAATCCTGCTGTGAACGGAACACTGAACGTGTTACGTTCATGTAAAAAGAATCCGTCTCTAAGACGAGTGGTTCTCACTTCATCATCTTCCGCGGTCAGGGTCAAAGACAAGGTTGACCCTCGGATACCTTTGGATGAGTCATCTTGGAGCTCTGTTGAACTATGTGAAAAACTCAAGAAATGGTACGCATTGTCAAAAACCATGGCAGAAAAGGCAGCATGGGAGTTTTGCAATGAAAATGGGATAAATTTGGTGACAGTGATGCCATCATTTGTGGTGGGACCAAGCCTATCTCCTACTTTAGGCTCTACAGCTTCAGATATCTTGGGCTTGCTTCAAG GGGAAACAGAGAAGTTTTATTTATATGGAAGGATGGGATATGTTCATATAGACGATGTTGCTCTCGGCCATATTCTAGTTTACGAACACGAGAACGCTGAAGGACGATATGTGTGCAACTCAATTGTCCTTAATAACGATGAACTCGTTTCGATTATTTCTGCGCGTTATCCCACACTAGCGATTCCAAAGAG GTTTGAGCAGCACGATCGTTCGTATTACGATTTTAACTCGACAAAGATAAAGGGCTTAGGGTTGAAATTCAAGTCAATTGAAGATATTTTTGATGATTGTGTGACATCTCTTGTGACACAAGGCCATCTTTCTATACCCTAG